The stretch of DNA CATGATTATAAAACCGAATTTAAAAAACTTAAAACCTATTGCTGCATTTGTTTTAGCAGCGTTTATTGCAATTGCATGTAAAAACGGAAAAAACACCAACCAAACAGGAGATGCTTTTGATACAATTGTGGTAAAAGGCTTGTATATTCATTCTGACAAACTTGACAGCTTAAGAGATTGTGTTGATACCTCTAAAGTATTTTATATAAAAGATGAAACCGGGACTCTTTCTCAACGATATGATAGTTTGCCGGGATTACAACATACTGATGAGGCTGTTTTGGTAGAATTAAGGGGCACTGTAGAAAAAACTAAAAATGACTCTATCGCCAAGACACTTCCACATACGCTAAAAGTGCACGGGATTCAACGCATGGAACGTAAAAACTTTCAGAACACTTGTATCCCTTATGAATTCTGGGCATTAGGTAATGAACCAAATTGGAACGTACAGATTTCTCAAGCGGAAAACCTGATTTCATTTGAAGACTTTAATTCTGAGAAAACCTATCGCTTCAATTATAAAGAGCCTAAAATAAGTAAAGATACCACCTCATGGACCTATGAAACCCGCAACACTAATGAAAGGGCAAACATTAGGGTGATTATCCGTAAGCAGGAGTGCGACGACACGATGACCGACATGAAATATAAATACAGCGCTGAAGTATTGATCAATGGTCGAAACTATAGAGGCTGTGCCATTTCATGGAAATAATTTCTTTATAAAATAGAAAGTTTAGGATGGAAAAAATTAAAACAATACGAGTAACAAATTGTCGTATTAATAGAGTCCAATCATTTCACTCTAAACTATTTAGAATATTTATAAATAAGCAAAATATGGTTTACGGATCAATTTAGAATTGATTTTTCGTAAATTCGCATTGCTTAAATTATGAAATTCGTAAAAGTCTTTAATAAAGATTTCTGAATTTCCTAAGCTATCTAAACTCTTTAATTGATGAACTTCTGCCAAACAGAAGTGCTGTTTTGTCCATTATTAATAAATAAATACTCATAAAAATGGCGTTTGACATAGAAATGATTAAAAAGGTTTATGAGCGCATGCCTGCCCGTGTTGAGGCGGCACGTAAGCTTGTAGGCCGACCGTTAACCTTAACAGAAAAAATCCTTTATTCACACTTATGGGATGGAACTCCTGCTACTGTATTTGAACGTGGAAAATCATACGTTGATTTTGCACCAGACCGTGTAGCTATGCAGGATGCAACTGCTCAGATGGCATTATTGCAGTTTATGCAAGCTGGTCGTCCTAAAGTTGCGGTTCCTTCAACTGTACACTGTGATCACCTTATTACTGCAAAAGTTGGTTCTGCTGAGGATTTACATACTGCAGAAGTTACTAACAAAGAGGTTTACGACTTTTTATCATCTGTATCAAACAAATATGGCATCGGTTTCTGGAAACCAGGAGCTGGTATCATCCACCAGGTTGTATTAGAAAACTATGCATTCCCGGGTGGTATGATGATAGGTACCGACTCACACACTGTTAATGCAGGTGGTTTAGGTATGATCGCTATCGGTGTTGGCGGTGCTGACGCTTGTGACGTTATGGCTGGCTTACCATGGGAGTTAAAATTCCCTAAATTAATCGGTGTGAAATTAACCGGTAAATTAAGTGGTTGGACCGCTCCTAAAGACGTTATTTTGAAAGTAGCCGGTATTTTAACTGTAAAAGGTGGTACTGGTTGTATCGTTGAGTATTTCGGAGAAGGTGTAACGTCAATGTCGTGTACTGGTAAAGGTACGATCGCTAATATGGGTGCTGAAATTGGTGCTACCACTTCAACATTCGGTTACGACGAATCAATGGAACGTTATTTACGTTCAACAGGGCGTGCTGACGTTGCTGAACTGGCTAATGGCGTTAAATCACATTTGACTGCAGATGCTGAGGTTTATGCAAACCCTGAAAAATATTTCGATCAGTTAATTGAGATCAATCTCGATGAATTGGAGCCACACTTAAATGGTCCTTTCACTCCAGACTTAGCTACTCCTATTTCTAAAATCAAAGAAGTTGCTGAAGCAAACGGTTGGCCAACCAAAATTGAAGTGGGATTGATCGGTTCTTGTACCAACTCTTCATACGAAGATATTTCTCGCGCTGCTTCATTAGCTAAGCAGGTAGCTGCTAAAAATCTTAAAACTAAAGCTGAGTTTACTATCACTCCAGGTTCTGAGCAAGTTCGCTATACTATCGAGCGTGATGGTTTCTTAGATACTTTTGATCAAATCGGTGCTAAAGTGTTTGCTAACGCTTGTGGTCCATGTATTGGTATGTGGGCTCGTGTGGGTGCTGAGAAACAAGAGAAAAACACAATCGTTCACTCATTCAACCGTAACTTTGCTAAACGTGCTGATGGTAACCCTAATACGTTTGCATTTGTTGCTTCTCCTGAGTTAGTAACTGCCTTAGCAATTGCCGGCGATCTTACTTTTAACCCTGCAACTGATTACCTAACAAACGAAAAAGGTGAGAAAGTTAAATTAGATGCTCCTTCTGGTGATGAATTACCTACAAAAGGCTTTGCAGTAGAAGACGCAGGATACTTAGCTCCCGCTGAAGATGGTAGCGGTGTTCAGGTAGTTGTATCTCCAACTTCTGATCGTTTACAGTTATTGGATCCATTTGCAGCTTGGGAAGGCACCGACCTAAAAGGACTTAAGCTTTTAATTAAAGCTAAAGGTAAATGTACTACTGACCATATTTCAATGGCTGGTCCTTGGTTAAAATACCGTGGTCACCTTGATAATATTTCAAACAACATGTTGATTGGTGCGGTTAACTTCTTCAATGAAAAAACCGATAATGTTAAAAACCAATTAACAGGTGAATACGGACCAGTTCCTGCTACACAACGTGCTTATAAAGCGGCCAATATTGGTTCAATCGTTGTTGGTGACGAAAACTACGGAGAAGGTTCTTCAAGAGAGCACGCAGCAATGGAGCCTCGTCACTTAGGTGTTCGTGTAGTTTTAACTAAATCATTTGCTCGTATCCACGAAACAAACCTTAAGAAACAAGGTATGTTAGGAGTAACCTTTGCAAATCCGGCAGATTATGACAAAATCCAGGAAAATGACGTTATCGATATCCTAGGTTTAACTGATTTTGCTCCTGGTAAACAATTAACAGTTGTTTTACACCATGCTGATGGTACTACTGAACAATTCCTTGTAAACCATACTTATAATGAACAACAAATTGAGTGGTTCAAAGCAGGTGGTGCATTAAATATCATTCGTAAACAAGCAGCGGCAAACTAAATAGTCGTTTCTTAAACTATTAAAAGCTGTTCTGATTACCCAGAACAGCTTTTTTATTTCCAAACTGAGGAAAATGCTCCACTTAATTATTGACTATTTATTAACTGATAAGATCAAATGTCAACCATGAGTAAATTATGGAATAAATACTGCAAGTATCAATTTTATGTATTAAATTGGTATAGTTTTATAGGGATTATAAGTATATAATCGCTCTCCATAAATTAAACTTTATAAAATTATGAAGAAATTCATTCAGTTATTCCAATACCTTACCGACCTCACAAAAAAGGGATACAATTATACATTTGAACTAAAAGAAAACGGACTCCGTTTAATTGAAAAAAATCTCTTTTTTACTCCAGAAAGCTTTACCATTAAAGAATATTATAAATTAGACGGAATTAAAGATCCTAAGGATGCTTCATTAGTTTTTGCTATCGAATCAAACGATGGCTTATTTAAAGGAGCACTAATTACAGCTTATTCTGCTTTTAACGAATTGATCTCAGCCGATCTTATTAAAAAGCTGGCCATGCATCCGCATCCAGTAAACAATTAAAATATAAATGCTCCTTTTAAAGGGGCATTTTTTTTATCCCCTCTCTTAATCCAAAATAACTTCCTAATAATCAGTAACTCATACCTGTTTTTTAAGATAAGTTTCTTAAATTAAAGTATGGCTCTCAAGTTTTACGTTACTCTATTCTTAGTGCTATTTTTACATTCTTTCTTGGTTTGTAATGCACAATCCATACCTAATGACGAGTGTGCAAATGCTACTCCTCTACTCAATATCATTAATTATTGTTCAGCAGATGGAGCATTCAACAATGCAAATGCCACACCTAGTAATGTACCACAGCCTCAGCAATGGCCCTCTATCGGAAAGGATGTATGGTTTAAATTCACTGCGGTTGCATTAGATATCAATATTACAGTTTCAGGAGATGTAAATGGGATGGGCGGAAGCCTGATAGACCCATTAATTCAGCTGTACAGCGGCAATTGTACCACTTTCAATGAGTTGTTTTCTTCTAACTTAAAAAATGGAAATGTTAGCACACTTTATAAAGGCGGATTGTCTATTGGTCAGGTTTATTATATCCGGATAAGCGCAGAAAACAACAATGATGGCACATTCAAACTATGCGCAAACAATTACAATCCTATTTTAAAAGCTGGCCAGGATTGTGGTTCTGCTTCAGTTTTATGTAATAAAGATGCTTTCACTCAAACCAATGTGGTTGGTGCAGGTT from Solitalea canadensis DSM 3403 encodes:
- a CDS encoding COG3650 family protein, whose protein sequence is MIIKPNLKNLKPIAAFVLAAFIAIACKNGKNTNQTGDAFDTIVVKGLYIHSDKLDSLRDCVDTSKVFYIKDETGTLSQRYDSLPGLQHTDEAVLVELRGTVEKTKNDSIAKTLPHTLKVHGIQRMERKNFQNTCIPYEFWALGNEPNWNVQISQAENLISFEDFNSEKTYRFNYKEPKISKDTTSWTYETRNTNERANIRVIIRKQECDDTMTDMKYKYSAEVLINGRNYRGCAISWK
- a CDS encoding aconitate hydratase; protein product: MAFDIEMIKKVYERMPARVEAARKLVGRPLTLTEKILYSHLWDGTPATVFERGKSYVDFAPDRVAMQDATAQMALLQFMQAGRPKVAVPSTVHCDHLITAKVGSAEDLHTAEVTNKEVYDFLSSVSNKYGIGFWKPGAGIIHQVVLENYAFPGGMMIGTDSHTVNAGGLGMIAIGVGGADACDVMAGLPWELKFPKLIGVKLTGKLSGWTAPKDVILKVAGILTVKGGTGCIVEYFGEGVTSMSCTGKGTIANMGAEIGATTSTFGYDESMERYLRSTGRADVAELANGVKSHLTADAEVYANPEKYFDQLIEINLDELEPHLNGPFTPDLATPISKIKEVAEANGWPTKIEVGLIGSCTNSSYEDISRAASLAKQVAAKNLKTKAEFTITPGSEQVRYTIERDGFLDTFDQIGAKVFANACGPCIGMWARVGAEKQEKNTIVHSFNRNFAKRADGNPNTFAFVASPELVTALAIAGDLTFNPATDYLTNEKGEKVKLDAPSGDELPTKGFAVEDAGYLAPAEDGSGVQVVVSPTSDRLQLLDPFAAWEGTDLKGLKLLIKAKGKCTTDHISMAGPWLKYRGHLDNISNNMLIGAVNFFNEKTDNVKNQLTGEYGPVPATQRAYKAANIGSIVVGDENYGEGSSREHAAMEPRHLGVRVVLTKSFARIHETNLKKQGMLGVTFANPADYDKIQENDVIDILGLTDFAPGKQLTVVLHHADGTTEQFLVNHTYNEQQIEWFKAGGALNIIRKQAAAN